The following proteins are encoded in a genomic region of Limosilactobacillus reuteri subsp. reuteri:
- the infB gene encoding translation initiation factor IF-2 has protein sequence MAKERIYELAKELKMPSKDLVNMANRQGMGVKSHMSSVTPDQAQQLRQLAKGGQKTTNNQHQPVKKNDGHNKQNNHQAQNHNQHHDHDKTQNERPQKKNNSRSNNGTKDNNQHQNNGGRFGGSLNNDQGRNGKRFNKKNKKNKKHNKNKRLREVAHKQPTQRKDKPLPEVLEYTDGMNAQDLGKILHRSPAEIVKKLFMLGVMINQNQSLDKDTIELLATDYGIEAKEKVQVDVSDIDKMFEDEQNNTEHQVTRPAVVTVMGHVDHGKTTLLDKLRHSHVTEHEAGGITQEIGAYQVHYNDQLITFLDTPGHAAFTEMRARGANITDITVLVVAADDGVMPQTVEAIHHAQAAQTPIIVAVNKIDKPGANPDRVTEELAKYNLIPEDWGGDTIFVKISAKFGKNLDELLDMILLQAEMLELKANPDQNAAGSVVEARLDQGRGSVATVLVQQGTLHVGDPIVVGNTFGRVRTMTNENGRRIKEATPSTPVEITGLNEVPEAGDRFVVFDDEKTARAAGEERAKRAMDKERQKTSHVTLDNLFATMKKGQMKTLPIIIKADVQGSVEALSQSLQKIKVDGVRVDIIHQAVGAINQSDVTLAEASNAVIIGFNVRPTAVAKTLADSNSIDIRLHRVIYDAIEEVEDAMKGMLEPVYKEETIGQVEVRQIYKASKVGTIAGGMVTSGKITRDAKVRLVRDGVVIYEGELGSLKRFKDDVKEVKQGYECGLTIENYNDIKEMDVIEAYKMKEVPVK, from the coding sequence ATTAGCTAAGGAATTAAAAATGCCTAGCAAAGACTTAGTTAATATGGCCAATCGGCAAGGAATGGGAGTTAAAAGTCACATGTCTTCTGTTACCCCAGATCAAGCGCAACAATTACGTCAACTTGCAAAGGGTGGACAAAAAACAACTAATAATCAACACCAACCAGTAAAGAAAAATGATGGTCACAATAAGCAAAATAACCATCAAGCACAAAATCATAATCAACACCATGATCATGATAAAACGCAAAATGAGCGTCCACAAAAGAAAAACAATAGCCGGTCAAACAATGGAACAAAAGATAATAATCAACACCAAAACAACGGTGGTCGATTTGGCGGCAGCTTGAATAACGATCAAGGCCGTAATGGCAAACGCTTTAATAAGAAAAATAAGAAGAACAAGAAACACAATAAGAATAAGCGGTTACGTGAGGTAGCTCATAAGCAACCAACACAACGAAAAGATAAGCCGCTTCCAGAAGTATTAGAATATACTGATGGGATGAATGCTCAAGACTTAGGAAAGATCTTACACCGTTCACCAGCAGAAATCGTTAAAAAATTATTTATGCTTGGTGTAATGATCAACCAAAATCAGTCACTTGATAAGGATACAATTGAATTATTAGCAACTGATTACGGTATTGAGGCTAAGGAAAAAGTTCAAGTTGATGTTTCAGACATTGATAAGATGTTTGAAGATGAACAAAATAATACTGAACATCAAGTAACGCGGCCAGCTGTTGTTACCGTTATGGGACACGTTGACCATGGTAAGACAACCTTGCTTGATAAGTTGCGTCACTCTCATGTTACTGAACATGAAGCGGGGGGAATTACTCAGGAAATTGGTGCTTACCAAGTTCACTATAATGATCAATTAATTACGTTCCTTGATACCCCAGGACACGCTGCCTTTACTGAAATGCGTGCACGAGGAGCTAATATTACTGATATCACGGTCCTTGTTGTTGCAGCTGATGATGGAGTTATGCCACAGACAGTTGAAGCGATTCACCACGCGCAAGCTGCCCAAACACCAATCATTGTTGCAGTTAACAAGATTGATAAGCCAGGTGCAAATCCAGATCGTGTAACTGAAGAATTAGCAAAGTACAATTTAATTCCTGAAGACTGGGGTGGAGATACGATTTTTGTTAAGATTTCTGCCAAATTTGGTAAGAATCTTGATGAATTGCTTGATATGATTCTACTCCAAGCTGAAATGTTGGAATTGAAGGCTAATCCAGATCAAAATGCAGCTGGGTCAGTTGTTGAAGCCCGTCTTGATCAAGGCCGGGGATCAGTTGCTACTGTTTTAGTGCAACAAGGAACTCTTCATGTGGGGGACCCAATTGTTGTTGGTAACACATTTGGTCGTGTGCGGACAATGACAAATGAAAATGGTCGTCGGATTAAAGAAGCCACCCCATCTACTCCTGTTGAGATTACTGGGCTAAATGAAGTACCAGAAGCTGGGGACCGTTTTGTTGTCTTTGATGATGAAAAGACTGCCCGTGCAGCAGGTGAAGAACGGGCTAAACGTGCCATGGATAAGGAACGTCAAAAGACTTCTCACGTTACATTAGACAACCTTTTTGCTACTATGAAGAAAGGGCAAATGAAGACCTTACCAATTATCATTAAAGCCGATGTTCAAGGATCAGTTGAAGCTTTAAGTCAAAGTCTTCAAAAGATTAAAGTTGACGGTGTTCGTGTTGATATTATTCACCAAGCCGTTGGTGCCATTAATCAAAGTGATGTTACCTTAGCTGAAGCATCTAATGCGGTTATCATTGGCTTTAATGTCCGTCCAACTGCCGTAGCTAAGACATTGGCTGATTCTAATAGTATTGATATTCGTCTTCACCGTGTCATTTACGATGCAATTGAAGAAGTTGAAGATGCGATGAAGGGGATGCTTGAACCGGTATACAAGGAAGAAACAATTGGTCAAGTAGAAGTTCGTCAAATCTATAAGGCATCAAAGGTTGGTACAATTGCCGGGGGAATGGTTACATCCGGTAAGATCACTCGTGATGCAAAGGTTCGCTTAGTTCGTGATGGCGTTGTTATTTACGAAGGTGAACTAGGTAGTCTTAAGCGCTTCAAAGATGATGTCAAAGAAGTTAAGCAGGGTTACGAATGTGGTTTGACAATCGAAAACTACAATGACATTAAGGAAATGGATGTTATTGAAGCCTACAAGATGAAAGAAGTTCCAGTTAAGTAA